A single Carassius carassius chromosome 3, fCarCar2.1, whole genome shotgun sequence DNA region contains:
- the LOC132118976 gene encoding myotubularin-related protein 2-like isoform X3: protein MEKQQHSSGSESPVLPPVPRKPRSLGGVIPAPRQDSVDLPDSPTGSHVEWCKQLIAATISSQISGGSVPPEAITREYKVSRRTNLRSQDSGEDGCQFDSDYELPSHTTQAFKDVRRQAPMDEVPLVPGETVKTTVKDVMYICPFTGAVTGTLTVTDYKLYFVSLERDAPYILDVNLGAISRLETISVQSLGENTSGMEIVCKDMRSQRFAYKKEEQSNLEILEVLTKYAFPLSNELSLFAFQYKEQFPEDGWKVYDPVSEYKRMGLPNESWTISKINSNYEVCDTYPALLVTPTSIKEDEIKRVASFRVKHRIPVLSWIHPETQATIVRCSQPMVGPTDRRCKEDEHYLQTIIDANAQSHKLTIFDARQSIVAENHKAKDGGFENENFYSNMDLNFLDIPNIHVMRESLRKLKEVVYPTIDEPHWHSAIDATHWLQYIRLLLAGAVKIADKVESSKSSVVVHCSDGWDRTAQLTSLSMLMLDSYYRTLRGFQVLLEKEWISFGHKFAARVGHGDENHANSERSPLFVQFIDCVWQMMRQFPTAFEFNELFLITILDHLYSCLFGTFLYNSEQERVENEVNSKTVSLWSYVNSQPEDFTNPFYVDYENHVLYPVASLRHLELWVGYYVRWNPRMRPQMPVHQNLKELLYLRAELQRKVEELQKEASSSHSISSSSEHAYSPSNGGTPLHTSV, encoded by the exons ATGGAGAAACAGCAGCATTCGTCGGGTTCAGAGAGTCCGGTGCTGCCGCCTGTCCCGCGTAAACCGAGGAGCCTCGGAGGAGTCATCCCTGCACCTCGTCAAGACAGCGTGGATCTACCAGACAG TCCTACTGGATCTCATGTGGAGTGGTGTAAACAGCTGATAGCAGCCACTATCTCCAGCCAGATCTCTGGTGGTAGTGTCCCCCCAGAAGCCATTACTCGTGAATACAAG GTATCCAGGAGGACAAATCTGAGG TCTCAGGACTCTGGTGAAGATGGCTGTCAGTTTGACAGTGACTATGAACTGCCATCTCACACTACG CAGGCTTTCAAGGATGTGCGAAGGCAGGCACCCATGGATGAAGTCCCACTGGTCCCTGGAGAGACAGTCAAAACCACTG TTAAAGATGTGATGTATATCTGTCCTTTCACTGGAGCTGTGACCGGCACACTCACAGTCACAGACTACAAACTCTACTTTGTCAGTCTAGAACGA GATGCTCCTTACATATTGGATGTGAACCTGGGTGCCATCAGCAGGTTGGAGACTATCAGTGTCCAGAGTCTTGGGGAGAATACTAGTGGCATGGAGATCGTCTGTAAG GATATGAGGAGTCAGAGGTTTGCTTATAAAAAGGAAGAACAGAGTAACCTGGAGATTTTGGAGGTGTTGACCAAGTATGCCTTCCCCTTGTCCAATGAGTTG TCACTATTCGCCTTCCAATACAAAGAGCAGTTTCCAGAGGATGGATGGAAGGTTTATGATCCAGTGTCCGAATATAAAAGAATG GGTTTGCCAAATGAGAGCTGGACCATCAGTAAGATCAACAGTAATTATGAAGTGTGTGACACTTACCCTGCTCTGCTCGTCACCCCAACCAGTATTAAAGAGGATGAGATCAAACGAGTGGCCTCTTTCAGAGTAAAACATCGCATAcca GTCCTCTCATGGATCCACCCAGAAACTCAGGCCACTATAGTTCGCTGTAGTCAGCCTATGGTGGGCCCGACAGACCGCCGGTGTAAGGAGGATGAGCATTACCTCCAGACCATCATAGATGCCAATGCACAGTCCCATAAACTCACCATATTTGATGCTCGACAGAGTATTGTTGCTGAAAATCACAAG GCTAAGGATGGAGGTTTTGAGAATGAAAATTTCTATTCTAACATGGACCTGAATTTCCTGGATATCCCAAACATTCACGTTATGAGAGAGTCTCTGCGTAAGCTGAAGGAGGTGGTCTACCCTACCATCGACGAACCCCACTGGCATTCAGCCATAGATGCCACACACTGGCTGCAGTACATACGG ctTTTGCTTGCGGGTGCGGTGAAGATTGCAGATAAGGTTGAGTCGAGTAAGAGCTCTGTGGTGGTGCACTGCAGTGACGGCTGGGACCGCACGGCTCAGCTCACCTCTCTGTCCATGCTGATGCTGGATTCATACTACAGGACTCTCAGGGGCTTCCAGGTGCTGCTGGAGAAAGAATGGATCAGCTTCGGACACAAGTTTGCTGCG CGTGTTGGTCATGGAGATGAAAATCATGCAAACTCCGAGCGCTCGCCTCTATTTGTGCAGTTCATAGACTGTGTTTGGCAGATGATGAGACAG TTTCCCACTGCCTTTGAGTTTAATGAGCTCTTCCTCATCACTATCCTGGATCACCTCTACAGCTGTCTGTTTGGTACATTCCTTTACAACAGCGAACAGGAGCGAGTGGAAAAT gaAGTGAACAGTAAAACAGTGTCTTTATGGTCCTACGTCAATAGCCAGCCAGAGGACTTCACCAACCCCTTCTATGTGGACTATGAAAACCATGTTCTGTACCCTGTGGCCAGTCTCAGACATTTGGAGCTCTGGGTTGGATACTACGTACGCTGGAACCCCCGCATGAGACCACAG ATGCCTGTGCACCAGAACTTGAAGGAGCTGCTGTATCTTCGTGCAGAGCTACAGAGGAAGGTGGAGGAGTTACAGAAAGAAGCATCTTCATCACACTCTATATCCTCTTCATCAGAGCATGCATATTCTCCTTCAAATGGCGGTACACCACTACACACCTCTGTGTAA
- the LOC132118976 gene encoding myotubularin-related protein 2-like isoform X1, which yields MEKQQHSSGSESPVLPPVPRKPRSLGGVIPAPRQDSVDLPDSPTGSHVEWCKQLIAATISSQISGGSVPPEAITREYKVGKKIDFKVSRRTNLRSQDSGEDGCQFDSDYELPSHTTQAFKDVRRQAPMDEVPLVPGETVKTTVKDVMYICPFTGAVTGTLTVTDYKLYFVSLERDAPYILDVNLGAISRLETISVQSLGENTSGMEIVCKDMRSQRFAYKKEEQSNLEILEVLTKYAFPLSNELSLFAFQYKEQFPEDGWKVYDPVSEYKRMGLPNESWTISKINSNYEVCDTYPALLVTPTSIKEDEIKRVASFRVKHRIPVLSWIHPETQATIVRCSQPMVGPTDRRCKEDEHYLQTIIDANAQSHKLTIFDARQSIVAENHKAKDGGFENENFYSNMDLNFLDIPNIHVMRESLRKLKEVVYPTIDEPHWHSAIDATHWLQYIRLLLAGAVKIADKVESSKSSVVVHCSDGWDRTAQLTSLSMLMLDSYYRTLRGFQVLLEKEWISFGHKFAARVGHGDENHANSERSPLFVQFIDCVWQMMRQFPTAFEFNELFLITILDHLYSCLFGTFLYNSEQERVENEVNSKTVSLWSYVNSQPEDFTNPFYVDYENHVLYPVASLRHLELWVGYYVRWNPRMRPQMPVHQNLKELLYLRAELQRKVEELQKEASSSHSISSSSEHAYSPSNGGTPLHTSV from the exons ATGGAGAAACAGCAGCATTCGTCGGGTTCAGAGAGTCCGGTGCTGCCGCCTGTCCCGCGTAAACCGAGGAGCCTCGGAGGAGTCATCCCTGCACCTCGTCAAGACAGCGTGGATCTACCAGACAG TCCTACTGGATCTCATGTGGAGTGGTGTAAACAGCTGATAGCAGCCACTATCTCCAGCCAGATCTCTGGTGGTAGTGTCCCCCCAGAAGCCATTACTCGTGAATACAAG GTTGGGAAGAAGATAGATTTCAAG GTATCCAGGAGGACAAATCTGAGG TCTCAGGACTCTGGTGAAGATGGCTGTCAGTTTGACAGTGACTATGAACTGCCATCTCACACTACG CAGGCTTTCAAGGATGTGCGAAGGCAGGCACCCATGGATGAAGTCCCACTGGTCCCTGGAGAGACAGTCAAAACCACTG TTAAAGATGTGATGTATATCTGTCCTTTCACTGGAGCTGTGACCGGCACACTCACAGTCACAGACTACAAACTCTACTTTGTCAGTCTAGAACGA GATGCTCCTTACATATTGGATGTGAACCTGGGTGCCATCAGCAGGTTGGAGACTATCAGTGTCCAGAGTCTTGGGGAGAATACTAGTGGCATGGAGATCGTCTGTAAG GATATGAGGAGTCAGAGGTTTGCTTATAAAAAGGAAGAACAGAGTAACCTGGAGATTTTGGAGGTGTTGACCAAGTATGCCTTCCCCTTGTCCAATGAGTTG TCACTATTCGCCTTCCAATACAAAGAGCAGTTTCCAGAGGATGGATGGAAGGTTTATGATCCAGTGTCCGAATATAAAAGAATG GGTTTGCCAAATGAGAGCTGGACCATCAGTAAGATCAACAGTAATTATGAAGTGTGTGACACTTACCCTGCTCTGCTCGTCACCCCAACCAGTATTAAAGAGGATGAGATCAAACGAGTGGCCTCTTTCAGAGTAAAACATCGCATAcca GTCCTCTCATGGATCCACCCAGAAACTCAGGCCACTATAGTTCGCTGTAGTCAGCCTATGGTGGGCCCGACAGACCGCCGGTGTAAGGAGGATGAGCATTACCTCCAGACCATCATAGATGCCAATGCACAGTCCCATAAACTCACCATATTTGATGCTCGACAGAGTATTGTTGCTGAAAATCACAAG GCTAAGGATGGAGGTTTTGAGAATGAAAATTTCTATTCTAACATGGACCTGAATTTCCTGGATATCCCAAACATTCACGTTATGAGAGAGTCTCTGCGTAAGCTGAAGGAGGTGGTCTACCCTACCATCGACGAACCCCACTGGCATTCAGCCATAGATGCCACACACTGGCTGCAGTACATACGG ctTTTGCTTGCGGGTGCGGTGAAGATTGCAGATAAGGTTGAGTCGAGTAAGAGCTCTGTGGTGGTGCACTGCAGTGACGGCTGGGACCGCACGGCTCAGCTCACCTCTCTGTCCATGCTGATGCTGGATTCATACTACAGGACTCTCAGGGGCTTCCAGGTGCTGCTGGAGAAAGAATGGATCAGCTTCGGACACAAGTTTGCTGCG CGTGTTGGTCATGGAGATGAAAATCATGCAAACTCCGAGCGCTCGCCTCTATTTGTGCAGTTCATAGACTGTGTTTGGCAGATGATGAGACAG TTTCCCACTGCCTTTGAGTTTAATGAGCTCTTCCTCATCACTATCCTGGATCACCTCTACAGCTGTCTGTTTGGTACATTCCTTTACAACAGCGAACAGGAGCGAGTGGAAAAT gaAGTGAACAGTAAAACAGTGTCTTTATGGTCCTACGTCAATAGCCAGCCAGAGGACTTCACCAACCCCTTCTATGTGGACTATGAAAACCATGTTCTGTACCCTGTGGCCAGTCTCAGACATTTGGAGCTCTGGGTTGGATACTACGTACGCTGGAACCCCCGCATGAGACCACAG ATGCCTGTGCACCAGAACTTGAAGGAGCTGCTGTATCTTCGTGCAGAGCTACAGAGGAAGGTGGAGGAGTTACAGAAAGAAGCATCTTCATCACACTCTATATCCTCTTCATCAGAGCATGCATATTCTCCTTCAAATGGCGGTACACCACTACACACCTCTGTGTAA
- the LOC132118976 gene encoding myotubularin-related protein 2-like isoform X10, with protein MEKQQHSSGSESPVLPPVPRKPRSLGGVIPAPRQDSVDLPDSPTGSHVEWCKQLIAATISSQISGGSVPPEAITREYKVSRRTNLRAFKDVRRQAPMDEVPLVPGETVKTTVKDVMYICPFTGAVTGTLTVTDYKLYFVSLERDAPYILDVNLGAISRLETISVQSLGENTSGMEIVCKDMRSQRFAYKKEEQSNLEILEVLTKYAFPLSNELSLFAFQYKEQFPEDGWKVYDPVSEYKRMGLPNESWTISKINSNYEVCDTYPALLVTPTSIKEDEIKRVASFRVKHRIPVLSWIHPETQATIVRCSQPMVGPTDRRCKEDEHYLQTIIDANAQSHKLTIFDARQSIVAENHKAKDGGFENENFYSNMDLNFLDIPNIHVMRESLRKLKEVVYPTIDEPHWHSAIDATHWLQYIRLLLAGAVKIADKVESSKSSVVVHCSDGWDRTAQLTSLSMLMLDSYYRTLRGFQVLLEKEWISFGHKFAARVGHGDENHANSERSPLFVQFIDCVWQMMRQFPTAFEFNELFLITILDHLYSCLFGTFLYNSEQERVENEVNSKTVSLWSYVNSQPEDFTNPFYVDYENHVLYPVASLRHLELWVGYYVRWNPRMRPQMPVHQNLKELLYLRAELQRKVEELQKEASSSHSISSSSEHAYSPSNGGTPLHTSV; from the exons ATGGAGAAACAGCAGCATTCGTCGGGTTCAGAGAGTCCGGTGCTGCCGCCTGTCCCGCGTAAACCGAGGAGCCTCGGAGGAGTCATCCCTGCACCTCGTCAAGACAGCGTGGATCTACCAGACAG TCCTACTGGATCTCATGTGGAGTGGTGTAAACAGCTGATAGCAGCCACTATCTCCAGCCAGATCTCTGGTGGTAGTGTCCCCCCAGAAGCCATTACTCGTGAATACAAG GTATCCAGGAGGACAAATCTGAGG GCTTTCAAGGATGTGCGAAGGCAGGCACCCATGGATGAAGTCCCACTGGTCCCTGGAGAGACAGTCAAAACCACTG TTAAAGATGTGATGTATATCTGTCCTTTCACTGGAGCTGTGACCGGCACACTCACAGTCACAGACTACAAACTCTACTTTGTCAGTCTAGAACGA GATGCTCCTTACATATTGGATGTGAACCTGGGTGCCATCAGCAGGTTGGAGACTATCAGTGTCCAGAGTCTTGGGGAGAATACTAGTGGCATGGAGATCGTCTGTAAG GATATGAGGAGTCAGAGGTTTGCTTATAAAAAGGAAGAACAGAGTAACCTGGAGATTTTGGAGGTGTTGACCAAGTATGCCTTCCCCTTGTCCAATGAGTTG TCACTATTCGCCTTCCAATACAAAGAGCAGTTTCCAGAGGATGGATGGAAGGTTTATGATCCAGTGTCCGAATATAAAAGAATG GGTTTGCCAAATGAGAGCTGGACCATCAGTAAGATCAACAGTAATTATGAAGTGTGTGACACTTACCCTGCTCTGCTCGTCACCCCAACCAGTATTAAAGAGGATGAGATCAAACGAGTGGCCTCTTTCAGAGTAAAACATCGCATAcca GTCCTCTCATGGATCCACCCAGAAACTCAGGCCACTATAGTTCGCTGTAGTCAGCCTATGGTGGGCCCGACAGACCGCCGGTGTAAGGAGGATGAGCATTACCTCCAGACCATCATAGATGCCAATGCACAGTCCCATAAACTCACCATATTTGATGCTCGACAGAGTATTGTTGCTGAAAATCACAAG GCTAAGGATGGAGGTTTTGAGAATGAAAATTTCTATTCTAACATGGACCTGAATTTCCTGGATATCCCAAACATTCACGTTATGAGAGAGTCTCTGCGTAAGCTGAAGGAGGTGGTCTACCCTACCATCGACGAACCCCACTGGCATTCAGCCATAGATGCCACACACTGGCTGCAGTACATACGG ctTTTGCTTGCGGGTGCGGTGAAGATTGCAGATAAGGTTGAGTCGAGTAAGAGCTCTGTGGTGGTGCACTGCAGTGACGGCTGGGACCGCACGGCTCAGCTCACCTCTCTGTCCATGCTGATGCTGGATTCATACTACAGGACTCTCAGGGGCTTCCAGGTGCTGCTGGAGAAAGAATGGATCAGCTTCGGACACAAGTTTGCTGCG CGTGTTGGTCATGGAGATGAAAATCATGCAAACTCCGAGCGCTCGCCTCTATTTGTGCAGTTCATAGACTGTGTTTGGCAGATGATGAGACAG TTTCCCACTGCCTTTGAGTTTAATGAGCTCTTCCTCATCACTATCCTGGATCACCTCTACAGCTGTCTGTTTGGTACATTCCTTTACAACAGCGAACAGGAGCGAGTGGAAAAT gaAGTGAACAGTAAAACAGTGTCTTTATGGTCCTACGTCAATAGCCAGCCAGAGGACTTCACCAACCCCTTCTATGTGGACTATGAAAACCATGTTCTGTACCCTGTGGCCAGTCTCAGACATTTGGAGCTCTGGGTTGGATACTACGTACGCTGGAACCCCCGCATGAGACCACAG ATGCCTGTGCACCAGAACTTGAAGGAGCTGCTGTATCTTCGTGCAGAGCTACAGAGGAAGGTGGAGGAGTTACAGAAAGAAGCATCTTCATCACACTCTATATCCTCTTCATCAGAGCATGCATATTCTCCTTCAAATGGCGGTACACCACTACACACCTCTGTGTAA
- the LOC132118976 gene encoding myotubularin-related protein 2-like isoform X9, whose translation MEKQQHSSGSESPVLPPVPRKPRSLGGVIPAPRQDSVDLPDSPTGSHVEWCKQLIAATISSQISGGSVPPEAITREYKVSRRTNLRQAFKDVRRQAPMDEVPLVPGETVKTTVKDVMYICPFTGAVTGTLTVTDYKLYFVSLERDAPYILDVNLGAISRLETISVQSLGENTSGMEIVCKDMRSQRFAYKKEEQSNLEILEVLTKYAFPLSNELSLFAFQYKEQFPEDGWKVYDPVSEYKRMGLPNESWTISKINSNYEVCDTYPALLVTPTSIKEDEIKRVASFRVKHRIPVLSWIHPETQATIVRCSQPMVGPTDRRCKEDEHYLQTIIDANAQSHKLTIFDARQSIVAENHKAKDGGFENENFYSNMDLNFLDIPNIHVMRESLRKLKEVVYPTIDEPHWHSAIDATHWLQYIRLLLAGAVKIADKVESSKSSVVVHCSDGWDRTAQLTSLSMLMLDSYYRTLRGFQVLLEKEWISFGHKFAARVGHGDENHANSERSPLFVQFIDCVWQMMRQFPTAFEFNELFLITILDHLYSCLFGTFLYNSEQERVENEVNSKTVSLWSYVNSQPEDFTNPFYVDYENHVLYPVASLRHLELWVGYYVRWNPRMRPQMPVHQNLKELLYLRAELQRKVEELQKEASSSHSISSSSEHAYSPSNGGTPLHTSV comes from the exons ATGGAGAAACAGCAGCATTCGTCGGGTTCAGAGAGTCCGGTGCTGCCGCCTGTCCCGCGTAAACCGAGGAGCCTCGGAGGAGTCATCCCTGCACCTCGTCAAGACAGCGTGGATCTACCAGACAG TCCTACTGGATCTCATGTGGAGTGGTGTAAACAGCTGATAGCAGCCACTATCTCCAGCCAGATCTCTGGTGGTAGTGTCCCCCCAGAAGCCATTACTCGTGAATACAAG GTATCCAGGAGGACAAATCTGAGG CAGGCTTTCAAGGATGTGCGAAGGCAGGCACCCATGGATGAAGTCCCACTGGTCCCTGGAGAGACAGTCAAAACCACTG TTAAAGATGTGATGTATATCTGTCCTTTCACTGGAGCTGTGACCGGCACACTCACAGTCACAGACTACAAACTCTACTTTGTCAGTCTAGAACGA GATGCTCCTTACATATTGGATGTGAACCTGGGTGCCATCAGCAGGTTGGAGACTATCAGTGTCCAGAGTCTTGGGGAGAATACTAGTGGCATGGAGATCGTCTGTAAG GATATGAGGAGTCAGAGGTTTGCTTATAAAAAGGAAGAACAGAGTAACCTGGAGATTTTGGAGGTGTTGACCAAGTATGCCTTCCCCTTGTCCAATGAGTTG TCACTATTCGCCTTCCAATACAAAGAGCAGTTTCCAGAGGATGGATGGAAGGTTTATGATCCAGTGTCCGAATATAAAAGAATG GGTTTGCCAAATGAGAGCTGGACCATCAGTAAGATCAACAGTAATTATGAAGTGTGTGACACTTACCCTGCTCTGCTCGTCACCCCAACCAGTATTAAAGAGGATGAGATCAAACGAGTGGCCTCTTTCAGAGTAAAACATCGCATAcca GTCCTCTCATGGATCCACCCAGAAACTCAGGCCACTATAGTTCGCTGTAGTCAGCCTATGGTGGGCCCGACAGACCGCCGGTGTAAGGAGGATGAGCATTACCTCCAGACCATCATAGATGCCAATGCACAGTCCCATAAACTCACCATATTTGATGCTCGACAGAGTATTGTTGCTGAAAATCACAAG GCTAAGGATGGAGGTTTTGAGAATGAAAATTTCTATTCTAACATGGACCTGAATTTCCTGGATATCCCAAACATTCACGTTATGAGAGAGTCTCTGCGTAAGCTGAAGGAGGTGGTCTACCCTACCATCGACGAACCCCACTGGCATTCAGCCATAGATGCCACACACTGGCTGCAGTACATACGG ctTTTGCTTGCGGGTGCGGTGAAGATTGCAGATAAGGTTGAGTCGAGTAAGAGCTCTGTGGTGGTGCACTGCAGTGACGGCTGGGACCGCACGGCTCAGCTCACCTCTCTGTCCATGCTGATGCTGGATTCATACTACAGGACTCTCAGGGGCTTCCAGGTGCTGCTGGAGAAAGAATGGATCAGCTTCGGACACAAGTTTGCTGCG CGTGTTGGTCATGGAGATGAAAATCATGCAAACTCCGAGCGCTCGCCTCTATTTGTGCAGTTCATAGACTGTGTTTGGCAGATGATGAGACAG TTTCCCACTGCCTTTGAGTTTAATGAGCTCTTCCTCATCACTATCCTGGATCACCTCTACAGCTGTCTGTTTGGTACATTCCTTTACAACAGCGAACAGGAGCGAGTGGAAAAT gaAGTGAACAGTAAAACAGTGTCTTTATGGTCCTACGTCAATAGCCAGCCAGAGGACTTCACCAACCCCTTCTATGTGGACTATGAAAACCATGTTCTGTACCCTGTGGCCAGTCTCAGACATTTGGAGCTCTGGGTTGGATACTACGTACGCTGGAACCCCCGCATGAGACCACAG ATGCCTGTGCACCAGAACTTGAAGGAGCTGCTGTATCTTCGTGCAGAGCTACAGAGGAAGGTGGAGGAGTTACAGAAAGAAGCATCTTCATCACACTCTATATCCTCTTCATCAGAGCATGCATATTCTCCTTCAAATGGCGGTACACCACTACACACCTCTGTGTAA
- the LOC132118976 gene encoding myotubularin-related protein 2-like isoform X2 gives MEKQQHSSGSESPVLPPVPRKPRSLGGVIPAPRQDSVDLPDSPTGSHVEWCKQLIAATISSQISGGSVPPEAITREYKVGKKIDFKVSRRTNLRSQDSGEDGCQFDSDYELPSHTTAFKDVRRQAPMDEVPLVPGETVKTTVKDVMYICPFTGAVTGTLTVTDYKLYFVSLERDAPYILDVNLGAISRLETISVQSLGENTSGMEIVCKDMRSQRFAYKKEEQSNLEILEVLTKYAFPLSNELSLFAFQYKEQFPEDGWKVYDPVSEYKRMGLPNESWTISKINSNYEVCDTYPALLVTPTSIKEDEIKRVASFRVKHRIPVLSWIHPETQATIVRCSQPMVGPTDRRCKEDEHYLQTIIDANAQSHKLTIFDARQSIVAENHKAKDGGFENENFYSNMDLNFLDIPNIHVMRESLRKLKEVVYPTIDEPHWHSAIDATHWLQYIRLLLAGAVKIADKVESSKSSVVVHCSDGWDRTAQLTSLSMLMLDSYYRTLRGFQVLLEKEWISFGHKFAARVGHGDENHANSERSPLFVQFIDCVWQMMRQFPTAFEFNELFLITILDHLYSCLFGTFLYNSEQERVENEVNSKTVSLWSYVNSQPEDFTNPFYVDYENHVLYPVASLRHLELWVGYYVRWNPRMRPQMPVHQNLKELLYLRAELQRKVEELQKEASSSHSISSSSEHAYSPSNGGTPLHTSV, from the exons ATGGAGAAACAGCAGCATTCGTCGGGTTCAGAGAGTCCGGTGCTGCCGCCTGTCCCGCGTAAACCGAGGAGCCTCGGAGGAGTCATCCCTGCACCTCGTCAAGACAGCGTGGATCTACCAGACAG TCCTACTGGATCTCATGTGGAGTGGTGTAAACAGCTGATAGCAGCCACTATCTCCAGCCAGATCTCTGGTGGTAGTGTCCCCCCAGAAGCCATTACTCGTGAATACAAG GTTGGGAAGAAGATAGATTTCAAG GTATCCAGGAGGACAAATCTGAGG TCTCAGGACTCTGGTGAAGATGGCTGTCAGTTTGACAGTGACTATGAACTGCCATCTCACACTACG GCTTTCAAGGATGTGCGAAGGCAGGCACCCATGGATGAAGTCCCACTGGTCCCTGGAGAGACAGTCAAAACCACTG TTAAAGATGTGATGTATATCTGTCCTTTCACTGGAGCTGTGACCGGCACACTCACAGTCACAGACTACAAACTCTACTTTGTCAGTCTAGAACGA GATGCTCCTTACATATTGGATGTGAACCTGGGTGCCATCAGCAGGTTGGAGACTATCAGTGTCCAGAGTCTTGGGGAGAATACTAGTGGCATGGAGATCGTCTGTAAG GATATGAGGAGTCAGAGGTTTGCTTATAAAAAGGAAGAACAGAGTAACCTGGAGATTTTGGAGGTGTTGACCAAGTATGCCTTCCCCTTGTCCAATGAGTTG TCACTATTCGCCTTCCAATACAAAGAGCAGTTTCCAGAGGATGGATGGAAGGTTTATGATCCAGTGTCCGAATATAAAAGAATG GGTTTGCCAAATGAGAGCTGGACCATCAGTAAGATCAACAGTAATTATGAAGTGTGTGACACTTACCCTGCTCTGCTCGTCACCCCAACCAGTATTAAAGAGGATGAGATCAAACGAGTGGCCTCTTTCAGAGTAAAACATCGCATAcca GTCCTCTCATGGATCCACCCAGAAACTCAGGCCACTATAGTTCGCTGTAGTCAGCCTATGGTGGGCCCGACAGACCGCCGGTGTAAGGAGGATGAGCATTACCTCCAGACCATCATAGATGCCAATGCACAGTCCCATAAACTCACCATATTTGATGCTCGACAGAGTATTGTTGCTGAAAATCACAAG GCTAAGGATGGAGGTTTTGAGAATGAAAATTTCTATTCTAACATGGACCTGAATTTCCTGGATATCCCAAACATTCACGTTATGAGAGAGTCTCTGCGTAAGCTGAAGGAGGTGGTCTACCCTACCATCGACGAACCCCACTGGCATTCAGCCATAGATGCCACACACTGGCTGCAGTACATACGG ctTTTGCTTGCGGGTGCGGTGAAGATTGCAGATAAGGTTGAGTCGAGTAAGAGCTCTGTGGTGGTGCACTGCAGTGACGGCTGGGACCGCACGGCTCAGCTCACCTCTCTGTCCATGCTGATGCTGGATTCATACTACAGGACTCTCAGGGGCTTCCAGGTGCTGCTGGAGAAAGAATGGATCAGCTTCGGACACAAGTTTGCTGCG CGTGTTGGTCATGGAGATGAAAATCATGCAAACTCCGAGCGCTCGCCTCTATTTGTGCAGTTCATAGACTGTGTTTGGCAGATGATGAGACAG TTTCCCACTGCCTTTGAGTTTAATGAGCTCTTCCTCATCACTATCCTGGATCACCTCTACAGCTGTCTGTTTGGTACATTCCTTTACAACAGCGAACAGGAGCGAGTGGAAAAT gaAGTGAACAGTAAAACAGTGTCTTTATGGTCCTACGTCAATAGCCAGCCAGAGGACTTCACCAACCCCTTCTATGTGGACTATGAAAACCATGTTCTGTACCCTGTGGCCAGTCTCAGACATTTGGAGCTCTGGGTTGGATACTACGTACGCTGGAACCCCCGCATGAGACCACAG ATGCCTGTGCACCAGAACTTGAAGGAGCTGCTGTATCTTCGTGCAGAGCTACAGAGGAAGGTGGAGGAGTTACAGAAAGAAGCATCTTCATCACACTCTATATCCTCTTCATCAGAGCATGCATATTCTCCTTCAAATGGCGGTACACCACTACACACCTCTGTGTAA